One Trichormus variabilis 0441 genomic window, CAATGGTCTGGTATTGCCACTGTGGTATTTGCAGTTTTGGCAATATTAGCCTTCCTATTCAAATGGGGTATCCGCTTTCGGCTAGTGGGTACGACTGGCTTTATGTTGGTGCTAACTGCTGGTTTATTTGGACTTTCAATAGTTCCTTTGAGCCGTACTGTGATTCCTGGGGCTGTCAAATACACTCTAGTTTACGATAATGGCTCAAACCAAGCAGTAATCTCCCTATCTCCCAAAATTTCCCCTGCGGAAGTAGAAGCAACTTTATTACAAGTAGCCAGCAATCTCAATTCTTTTGGGCGTTCTGGTGGCAGGAATGATGACAAGGTGACAATTCGCGCTCGTACTCTGATTCACCCAGAACCAGGGCTAACAGTACCAATTTACCTTGGAGAAGTTAAGCGATCGCTCGCTAGTCGAGAAGATACTCAGATATCTGTGGAAATATATCCAGAGAAATTTGCCCAATTACCACCAACAGAAGCTTAACATCAGGAGTGCTGAGTCAAACTCAGCACAGGCTGAACGCCCCGCAAACAGCAAGTATTATGTTTTTTCACCACGTATAACGAGTGCATAAGTTTTTTGTATTTTCATATACAATTTTTGTTATTTTTAGATTAAGATATTATTTACCTAAATTTAATCAACCAGTCATTCATGGGTAATGAAATTCCTCATCTGTGGGTGAGGAATCTGGTAATAGGTAATTGGTAATAGGTAATTGGACTATTACCTGCATCGGCGCTTTAAGCAACCTCGACCACCCACCTTCGTACAGCGTCCCGCTTTCTGAGGGATGGAGTTTCCCGCCGCTTTGATCAATAACAATACTTTGGCTGAGTATTCTGACAGTGGTATTGTTAATTACTATATGTTTATTCAAAAGTTTGGTAGTTCAGAATTTAAGGATAATGGGCAATATTTAATTTCAGGCAACCCCGCTAATTATGTTCTGACAAGCATTTCCCTTCTTTGGGGAAACCGATATGAATTCTAATTAGTCTAATTTTATGAAGATATATCAAGGTTTTTGGCAAACTAGAGTATATGCCTAATCAATTATCTAATCAAACCTTGTCTACTCAAACTGCTAGTTCATTAATCACCCTCGCGGTTGCCCCGGCAAAAGTAATCCGTGGCTCTAATATATTGCAGGTAGCCGCCACAGAAATTGCCAAGTTGGGCAGTCGTCCTTTAATTGTGGCAGGTAATAGCACCGTTGCTATCAGCCAAGAGAGTCTGCAACCAATTTTAGAAGCCCAGAATCTGCACGTTGCCCAAGCCTCCTACGGTGCAGATTGCGCGGAAGCTAGCTTAAAAGCCTTGAGGAAAGCAGCCAAAGAACATAAAGCCGATGCCATTATCGGCATTGGTGGGGGTAAAGCTTTAGATACAGCTAAGTTAGTTGCCCATCAGTTAGATTTACCTGTAGCCACAATTCCCACCTCAGCAGCTACCTGTGCCGCTTGGACGGCGCTATCCAATGTATATTCTGAAGACGGGGCGTTTCTTTACGATGTGGCTTTATCTCGCTGTCCCGATTTACTAATACTTGACTACGACTTGATTCAAACAGCACCACAACATACACTAGTGGCAGGGATTGGGGATGCGATCGCTAAATGGTACGAAGCTTCCGTTAGTAGTGGTCATCTAGAACAAACTTTAATTATCTCCGCAGTCCAACAAGCGCGAGTTTTACGTGATATTTTATTCCAAAAGTCGGCAATTGCCTTACAACAACCAGGCAGTGAAGCTTGGCGGGAAGTTGTTGATGCCACAGTTTTACTAGCTGGTGTCATCGGTGGACTAGGTGGGGCCCAGTGTCGTACAGTCGCTGCCCATGCAGTCCATAATGGTTTAACTCACATTGCCGGACACAGTAGCATCCACGGTGAAAAAGTCGCCTATGGAATTTTGGTGCAACTGCGTCTGGAAGAAATGGTGCAAGGCAATCAACTAGCCACCGCCTCACGACAGCAACTATTAAAGTTTTATGCAGAGATTGGCCTGCCACAAAAATTAGGAGACTTGGGGTTGGGTAATATTACCTTAGGCGAGTTGCAAACAGCCGCCGAAATCGCTTTAACACCTCAATCTGACATTCATCGCCTACCATTCAAAGTTGCGTTGGAACAGTTAATGGCAGCGATGGTTTCTACCACTGCACCAACAGATAGTAGAGACTCAGTTCATCGTGTCTCCACCAGGGGAATAAGTGACGAGGTTGAGGAATGAGTTTCGATTGGATTACGCCAGCAGATAGGATACAGCAACTACCACCTTATGTATTTGCCCGTCTTGACGAGCTGAAAGCTAAGGCACGGGAGCAAGGAATTGATTTAATAGATTTGGGGATGGGGAATCCTGATGGCGCGACACCACAACCAGTGGTAGATGCGGCTATTCAAGCTTTGCAAAATCCCGCCAACCACGGTTACCCCCCCTTTGAAGGTACAGCAAGTTTCCGCCGTGCCATTACTAACTGGTACAATCGCCGCTATGGAGTTGTCTTAGATCCCGATAGTGAAGCCTTACCCCTACTGGGTTCTAAAGAAGGATTATCTCATTTAGCGATCGCCTATGTGAACCCCGGCGATGTGGTGTTGGTTCCTTCCCCCGCCTACCCCGCCCATTTTCGTGGCCCGGTAATCGCTGGGGGTACAGTCCACAGCTTAATTCTTAAACCTGAGAATGACTGGTTAATTGATTTAACCGCCATTCCCGAAGAAGTAGCCAGAAAAGCCAAAATATTATACTTTAACTATCCCAGCAACCCCACAGGCGCGACTGCACCCCGTGAATTTTTCGAGGAAATTGTAGCATTTGCCCGCAAATACGAAATTCTCTTGGTGCATGATTTGTGTTATGCCGAGTTAGCCTTTGATGGTTATCAACCCACCAGCTTACTAGAAATTCCTGGGGCGAAAGATATCGGCGTGGAGTTCCACACCTTATCGAAAACCTACAATATGGCTGGTTGGCGTGTGGGTTTTGTTGTCGGGAATCGTCATGTCATTCAAGGCTTGCGAACACTCAAAACCAACCTGGACTATGGTATTTTCGCCGCCTTGCAAACAGCCGCCGAAACAGCCTTACAACTACCAGATATTTATCTGCACGAAGTACAACAACGCTACCGCACCAGGCGGGATTTTCTCATCCAAGGATTAGGCGAGTTGGGTTGGGATGTTCCCAAAACCAAAGCCACCATGTATCTGTGGGTGAAATGTCCTGTAGGTATGGGTTCGACAGATTTTGCTCTCAACTTGTTGCAGCAAACAGGCGTTGTCGTCACCCCTGGTAATGCCTTTGGGGTTGCCGGAGAGGGATATGTGCGGATAAGCTTAATTGCAGATTGCGATCGCTTAGGTGAAGCCTTAGGCCGAATTAAGCAAGCTGGCATCCGTTATCGTCCGGAAGCTCTCGTTTCTACGCCAGAATAGAAATAGCAGCCCTTTATTGACTTTCATTCATGCAAACCCC contains:
- a CDS encoding iron-containing alcohol dehydrogenase family protein, giving the protein MPNQLSNQTLSTQTASSLITLAVAPAKVIRGSNILQVAATEIAKLGSRPLIVAGNSTVAISQESLQPILEAQNLHVAQASYGADCAEASLKALRKAAKEHKADAIIGIGGGKALDTAKLVAHQLDLPVATIPTSAATCAAWTALSNVYSEDGAFLYDVALSRCPDLLILDYDLIQTAPQHTLVAGIGDAIAKWYEASVSSGHLEQTLIISAVQQARVLRDILFQKSAIALQQPGSEAWREVVDATVLLAGVIGGLGGAQCRTVAAHAVHNGLTHIAGHSSIHGEKVAYGILVQLRLEEMVQGNQLATASRQQLLKFYAEIGLPQKLGDLGLGNITLGELQTAAEIALTPQSDIHRLPFKVALEQLMAAMVSTTAPTDSRDSVHRVSTRGISDEVEE
- a CDS encoding Ycf51 family protein translates to MLTTAEFLKYTQWSGIATVVFAVLAILAFLFKWGIRFRLVGTTGFMLVLTAGLFGLSIVPLSRTVIPGAVKYTLVYDNGSNQAVISLSPKISPAEVEATLLQVASNLNSFGRSGGRNDDKVTIRARTLIHPEPGLTVPIYLGEVKRSLASREDTQISVEIYPEKFAQLPPTEA
- a CDS encoding aspartate aminotransferase, with protein sequence MSFDWITPADRIQQLPPYVFARLDELKAKAREQGIDLIDLGMGNPDGATPQPVVDAAIQALQNPANHGYPPFEGTASFRRAITNWYNRRYGVVLDPDSEALPLLGSKEGLSHLAIAYVNPGDVVLVPSPAYPAHFRGPVIAGGTVHSLILKPENDWLIDLTAIPEEVARKAKILYFNYPSNPTGATAPREFFEEIVAFARKYEILLVHDLCYAELAFDGYQPTSLLEIPGAKDIGVEFHTLSKTYNMAGWRVGFVVGNRHVIQGLRTLKTNLDYGIFAALQTAAETALQLPDIYLHEVQQRYRTRRDFLIQGLGELGWDVPKTKATMYLWVKCPVGMGSTDFALNLLQQTGVVVTPGNAFGVAGEGYVRISLIADCDRLGEALGRIKQAGIRYRPEALVSTPE